One window of the Aptenodytes patagonicus chromosome 5, bAptPat1.pri.cur, whole genome shotgun sequence genome contains the following:
- the LOC143161190 gene encoding quinone oxidoreductase-like: MAATRSVMRAVRVFEFGGPEVLKLQSDVLIPDPKENQVLIKVHACGVNPVETYIRSGNHARKPAVPYTPGSDVAGVIEGVGEHVTAFKKGDRVFTIGTISGGYADYAVAAANRVFPLSDKLDFRQGAAIGIPSFTAYRALFQKGRAKAGESVLVHGASGGVGIATCQIARACGLKVLGTAGTEEGMNMVLRNGAHQAFNHREANYIDKIKEYTGMEGVDIIIEMLSNINLATDLQLLSCAGRVMVVGCRGPVEINPRDTMSKESSIIGVSLFLATEEERHECATALLDGIEAGWLKPIVGSEYPLDKVVKAHEDIIHSSGARGKMVLLP; encoded by the exons ATGGCAGCCACAAGAAGTGTGATGAGAGCTGTCAGAGTTTTTGAATTTGGTGGCCCTGAAGTGCTTAAACTCCAGTCAGATGTCTTAATTCCTGATCCAAAAGAAAATCAG gTGTTAATTAAAGTCCATGCCTGTGGAGTAAATCCTGTCGAGACATATATTCGGTCTGGAAATCATGCTAGAAAACCAGCTGTACCCTATACTCCGGGCTCAGATGTGGCTGGTGTAATAGAAGGTGTTGGGGAACATGTGACTGCATTCAAG AAAGGTGACAGAGTTTTTACCATTGGTACGATCTCTGGAGGATATGCAGATTATGCAGTTGCTGCAGCTAATAGAGTCTTTCCTTTGTCGGATAAATTGGACTTTAGGCAAGGAGCAGCGATTGGAATACCCTCCTTCACTGCTTATCGCGCTCTTTTCCAAAA AGGGCGTGCCAAAGCAGGGGAAAGTGTGCTCGTGCATGGTGCGAGTGGGGGA gtgGGAATAGCAACATGTCAGATTGCCAGAGCTTGTGGTTTAAAGGTGTTGGGTACAGCGGGAACTGAGGAAGGCATGAACATGGTTCTGAGAAATGGCGCTCACCAAGCATTTAATCACAGAGAAGCGAATTACATTGATAAAATTAAG GAATACACAGGGATGGAAGGAGTTGATATAATAATAGAAATGCTCTCTAACATCAATCTTGCTACTGACTTGCAACTGTTGTCCTGTGCAGGAAGGGTGATG GTTGTGGGCTGTAGGGGTCCTGTTGAGATAAATCCAAGAGACACTATGAGTAAAGAATCTAGCATAATCGGAGTTAGTCTGTTTCTTGCAACTgag GAGGAGAGGCACGAATGTGCAACAGCACTCCTTGATGGCATAGAAGCTGGCTGGCTGAAACCAATTGTAGGCTCTGAATATCCACTGGACAAAGTAGTTAAGGCTCATGAAGACATTATTCATAGCAGTGGTGCTCGAGGAAAGATGGTGCTCCTTCCATGa